The genomic window TCTTCAATTCTCTTTTCTACATATTTTCGATCTTTTTGTGCATGGAAGGTTTCTGCCTTCTCGAGAATGATCGTTGTATTATATTCCGGAATTTCCGCATATTTCTCATACACGCCCTTCGGAAGCAATACATTTCCTTCTGGCCAGAATACAGCAATATTACCTGCCCTCACATCTTCAAACTTTGCTCTTCCTTGATAACTACCGTAACTGTTAAATGCAACGATGGCATCTCCCTCGCGAATATTAAGCTTTTCAGCATCGTCAGCATTCATTAATATATCATAGCGATCTGCTCCATTAAATGGATCTGTTTCACTATAAACCATTGAATTGAATTGTTTTCCCCGTCTAGTTGTTACATAGAACTGACCTTCCGTTTTCCGCAGCTCAGGAATTTCAATGGCCAGCAGATTTCCTTTTCCATCTGGAGTTGGACAAACTCCGCCCTCGCATAACCAGGCTCCGCCCCACTGGAACACATCTCCTTTGTTTTTCAAATGCTGGATGCCATCATAGTTTCTGTTGGCAATTGAAATTTCATCTCGAATTTCATCTGCATGCTTGAATTCAATAAGATGCTTTTTATCAGGAAAAACTCTCGATGCAAGGTCAACATAAATTTCCCATTCCGGCCTTGCTTCCTCTATTCTTGGCCCTTTAATCTCCGGACTGAAGTAAACCATTCTTTCCGTACTTGTGGATGTACCTCCACCTGGCTGCTCATATCTCGTCATCGCAGGTAATACAATGACTTCTTCCTTTGCATCCACTAGGGTAGAAGTATTAAAAATAATATCCTGATGGACCCGAAGTTCAACATTTTCAAGAACCTCCTGAATAAAATCTGGATCGGGCATTGTTTCTAGGAAGTTTCCCCCACTTGTAAAGAAGAGCTTCACTTTTCTCGGATGGTTCTCCGGCAGCATGACATTTTCTAATGTTTGACCTACAGTATCCCCCTGCCATCTAGGAACCGGGAATCCCCATATATATTCCATCCGTTTTGCATTTAGCTCATCAAAATCACTTCCAGGAAGAACAAATGGATCTGCTCCCATTTCTCCCGATCCTTGGACGCCGCTATGGCCGCGGATTGGCATTACACCGCAATGCTCTCTTCCAATAAAGCCGCGCAGCATGGCAAGATTTGCCACTTGGGAGATGTTATCCGTTGCAAAGCGATGCTGCGTTAATCCCATACTCCAAATAAAAACACCAGATTTTGATTTCGCTAACAACTCGGCAAACTCATACATTCTTTCCTTCGTTAATCCAGATGAATTTTCAAGCAGTTCCCAATCTTGATTCTGGATATGAACTTTTAATTCAGAAATACCATTTGTATGCTCATTAACAAAATCATGGTCAATCGCAGATCCCGGAACTTTTTCCTCCATTTCAAACCAGTGCTTCATCACACCATTCATAAAGGCAATATCTCCGCCAATATTGACTTGATACACATCATCGACAATTTGAGTACCAAACAATGCACTTTCCGGAACCGAAGGAATCCAGTAATTTTCCATTGCAGGCTCGCGATATGGGTTAATCATAATGATTTTTGTTCCCGCCTTTTTAGCCGCATACATATATTTAGTTGAGACAGGCTGATTATTCGCTGCAACCGAGCCCCAGAATATTAATACGTCTGTCCCAATCCAATCTTTATAATTACAGCTTGATGCCCCAATGCCTAATGATCTTTTTAATGCTGTTTTACTTGGTGAATGACAAATTCGTGAGGCATTGTCAATATTATTTGTCCCGAGAAAACGTGCAACTTTAGCAGCTGTATAGTAGACTTCGTTCGTAATTCCTCTAGCAGTTAAATAGAATGCAAGCTGTTTAGGATCAATTTGCTTTATTTTCGCGGCGATCCTGTCTAAAGCTTCGTCCCAAGAAATTCTTGTAAACTTCTTTTCTCCTTTTTTTCGAGAAAGAGGATATGGAATTCTTCCAAGCTTCCGAAGCTGTGTACTGTCTAATTCCTTCAATTTATCTATATTCTCTAGCCACTCCGAATCAATAGCCGGCATGGTGTTTAAGCGAAGAACATTCAATCTTGTTGTACATAAATGAGGACCAGTCAAAGTTTGGTCATAAAGCCCAGATACACCAAGGGCACAGCCATCACACACACCTTGTGTTAGAATCCGATAAGCATATCCTAAATTATCTTTATTATCCCATGCTACCTTCATCGTATCTCTAATATGGTGAGGCTTTATCTTCCCAAGCCCCATTGGCGCTTTTCCAGCCCACAAGGATGGCTTTAAGGAAGTATCTAATTTGATTGGTCCTGTATGCTTAGTTGAACTCATGACAATCTTCTCCTTTTTCATTTATGCTGAACAATGAATTGTTTAATGATCGTAATTCTATAATCTAAATAGCGGTTTTTTCCATGAAAAATATAAAAACCACCAGACACAAATATTACGCTTGTGTGTGGTGGTTAGTCTTTAGCAGGATCGCTACCAAGTGCCAACTTCCGTTTGACTATTTTATTATCAATTTCGCCTCGGCGAAATTGCGCCCAGATTTTTATCGAACTTGCTCGATAATTTCCTTTAAAAAATCTGAGGCATCCGCCGGAGGCTTTAACTTCATTCAGCCGGAGTTTGAATCCCTCCTGAATTAGATGCCTTTTTAGAATTCACCCCACTAATAGAAGTGGGAGACTTTTGCTGAGTGAAGTTATACATTTCTTCAATGTTGTTATCAAAAACAAACACTGACATCCCAAAGTCTCTTTCGATATCGATATCGACAAATAGGTCGATGAGCTTGGATTGCAAAAATTCCTCCATCTCAATTGGCTGGTTCTTTTTATACATATCCTTGACCATTTCGGTTCTGGCAGCGCGAACCATTTGTTTTCCATCATCTGCACTCGCAATAAACTTTTCAACTGGGGAGAGGTTTCCCTCCATTTCGCAAATAGCCCAGTTTTTGCAAAAGGTAGTCGTCACTTTACTTGGTCCTTTTCCCATATGCTTTTTTCGAAAGGAACGGACAAGATTGCTAAATTCAGCTTCATATTTATTCATGCTATTTTTCAACCCTTTAATTCCAGTATATAATATGTTGTAAGAATCATTCTTGTTTGCCAATACTTAACTAATAAGTTGAAAGATTGATCCCATTATCTTAAGTTAAACAATAATTCACAAAACTGTCAAATTGTTTGTATTTGTTCTTTCTACAGTCTCTTAATATTAGGCAAAAAAGGGTCGACGCTAAAACGACAACAAACCTGCCGGAAAAATATAAAACCGTCAATCCTCCCTATCTAATCTTAGGGATAATTGACGGTTAGTTAACAGCAGGATCGCTACTTTACACCAACAGTAAATCACTTTCATATAATGTCATAATCAATATTAACCGACGACAGGTTCGCTATCTCGCGTCAATATATGTTACAACTTTATGAACTTTACTAAATATTAACATTATCCTTTATAATATTCAACCTTTTTTTCGTTTATCACTATATTAGATTTTTTTACTATTGCTATATGAATTTTTTATGCTACTATTTTGGTAATTAAGTACAGATGGGCAGGTGAAAGTGAATGGCAGGTCAAATAAGTAATAATAGCTGGATTTATAGGTATGAAAACGGCATGTTGCAGGAACAGCTTGATGAGATTGTGACTGAACAGCCAATGACGATTATGCTAGATGGTCAAGAATTTGCAACAATGGTTTGTACTCCGGAAAATCTCGAAGAATTAACGATCGGCTTTTTGGCTTCAGAAGGAATTATCCGTCAACAGGATGAGATTAAATCCATAAATATTGATGAAAGCAAGGGAATTGCTTACGTTGATTTACATGTTCAAGTTACAACCAGTCATGAATTTCACTCGAAACGATTTATTGGTTCCTGCTGCGGGAAAAGCCGCCAGTTTTATTTTCACAATGATGCTCGTACGGCTAAGACATCTACTTCCAAGACAACGATCACACCAGATCAATGTCTATCTATCATGAAGCAACTCCAGGACAGCAGTTTGATTTTCCAAGAAACTGGCGGTGTGCATAATGCAGCCCTCTTCTCAGGAGAGGAAATGATTATAAGCAGGACAGATATCGGCAGGCATAATGCATTGGATAAAATTTTTGGGTACTGCATCCAGAACAAAATTCCCGTTAAGGATAAAATTATTGCCTTTAGCGGCAGAATTTCATCTGAAGTACTATTAAAGGCTGCAAAAATTGGCGTTGGAATTATTCTATCAAAATCAGCTCCTACTAATCTTGCAATTAAATTAGCTGAGGATTTAAATATTACTGCTGTTGGATTTATTAGAGGAAACTCATTTAATGTATATTCTCACTCTTACAGGATCATAGATTAAGAATAAGGAGGCGAACGTTCTTGATTTTACAGGATAAAAGAAACAGACCACTCAGGGATTTGCGAATCTCCGTAACGGACAAGTGTAACTTTCGCTGCACCTATTGTATGCCTGCAGAAATATTTGGTCCGGATTATCCTTTTTTGCAAAAAGAACAGCTGCTATCATTTGAAGAAATGGAACGGTTAGTTAAGATTTTTGCTAAGGCCTTCGAAATTAAAAAAATCAGGCTCACTGGCGGAGAGCCATTAATGAGAAAATCATTGCCTGACCTAGTAGAGAAGATTGCTCGAATTGATGGAATTGATGATATTGCGATGACAACAAACGGAATATTGCTGCCACAATACGCAATGGATTTAAAAAAAGCTGGATTAAAACGAGTCTCCATCAGTCTAGATTCCCTTGATGACCATTTGTTTGGAAAAATTAATGGCAGAGGGATTAAAGTACAGGAAGTTTTAAATGGCATTGATGCGGCATCTGAAGCTGGCCTAAAAATAAAAATTAATATGGTTGTAAAAAAAGGCCTAAACGACCATGAAGTTGTCCCAATGGCCAAATTCTTCAAAGAAAAAGGCCATATTTTGCGGTTTATTGAGTTTATGGATGTCGGAAATACGAATCAGTGGAATATGGAATCTGTTTACTCGAAAAAGCAAATTCTAGAATCTATACAAGGTGTCATGCCGTTCGAACCAATAGCACCAAATTATTTAGGTGAAGTGGCTTCTAGATTTAGATATACTGGGACAGAGCAGGAATTTGGGATTATTTCATCCGTAACAGAGGCATTCTGCTCATCATGCAATCGGGCACGACTTTCAGCTGAGGGCAAGCTCTATACATGTCTATTTTCTGGAGTCGGACACGACCTGCGGACAATTCTGCGTTCTGAAGAAGATGTTTCAAAATTAGAAAAAATGATAACAGAGATTTGGACAAATCGTAATGACCGTTATTCTGAAGAACGTGATGTCCTTCTTCAGCAAAATAAAGGCAGGAAAAAGGTTGAAATGTCCCATATTGGGGGTTAAATCTTTTATTAAAGTCAATCATTGACATATTATTTTTAAAAATAATCCCTCTGTTAATTTAGCAGAGGGATAAACTTTTTTAATTATTTAAGTACGGACTAAGTATTTTTATCACTTCGTTCAGCTTATTAGCGTTTTTCTTATACATTTTTTTGGCATCCGGCGAGTCTGTTTCTAACTCAAATAATTCTAAATCCGCTTGACACTTTTTAAGCTGAGCCATCAATAATGGCCTTGTTTGTGGAGATGGCTGTTGCATCTTATCATCATATAAATCAACAGTTAAATCACCATAGGAGTCAATCTGTCCATAAAAGACATTGTCCATTGTGACTTCAAGCTTATCTAATTCATCAAACAACCACTTCCGTGTTTTCCCGGCAGATGCGAGAGAATCGTGCACAATATGTCCGTCTCGAATCACCGTTTGAGGAACCTTATCATTCGCTACCTTCATATTAAGGTCTTTAGGTGTTAACGGTCTGTTCTCTTTTTTTAATAAAATGCTTAAATTACCTGTTGGTTCTAAAACCGCAAACTCTACATCTGCCAGATTAAATACATCTTTTTTGCGCAGAAGTGTTGACAGTTCGTCTGTAGAGTATTTTTCCTTTTTTAAATTATCCTCCATGATTTTCCCATCTTTAATAAATATTGTTCCTTTTCCTTCAACAAAATCACGAAATGAATTGCTTTTTAAGGAAATAAATCCTACAGCAATCGTTACTAACCCAAAGATGGCAATCGCCAATACTCCATGTCCGATATTATTGTCCAATCCCATAATAACTTCGCCGGCAATACTTCCTATTGTAATGCCTGATACATATTCAAAAAAGGAAATTTGGGAAATTTGCTTTTTCCCTAATAATTTTGTCATTACAAATAATACAAAAAGAAATATAAAAGAGCGAATGATTATATGACTCCATTCTGACATTGTGTCACCTCTTCAATTATTCATCCCTTATACTGCGGCTCTTCTAACATCATTTCATTTACTCTTACTTGCAGGTCTTTTTTTATATCGTTCATCATATTCATCATTTCGTGAAAAGTCCTTTGTGCCTCAGGATCAAGCGAATTCAATGCCAATATAGAAAGTTGAGCTTCGATTCCCTTAATCGTGGATAAGCTTTGTTTAACATTCGAAATAACAGTCATGACATTTACTCCCCATCTATAAATGATGAAAAGGTTGGCTATAAGCCAACCAGGATAAGGCTATTGATTGTACTGTGGTTCCTCATCAAGAATTTGCTGCAAACGCGGCTGTACAGAGTCAATAATTGATTGAGTCTGCTGTGCACAAGTTTGGTATAATTGCTTAGCCTCCTGATTATCAGTTGCTAATGCAAATCCTTCAAAGCTCGCTTGAGCACTTTTTAAGCCTGCAATTGCTTGTTTAACTTGTGTGCCTACTGTCATTGCTTTCCCTCATTTCTATGGTAAATGACTTACAATAGCTATTATTTCTTATTACCCGATCTTTATAAATAATTATTACTGGAAAATTTAGCAGATCCCCTTGATTAAAGGAATGCTAAGATTTCTATAATAAATAGTATAGATGTGATTTAAATCAATACATCTTTAATTGATATTGATTATCATTAATATGTAAGAGAAATATCTCTAATTGGGGGTCATTTATATGGAAAAGAAGTCGATCAC from Bacillus sp. DTU_2020_1000418_1_SI_GHA_SEK_038 includes these protein-coding regions:
- a CDS encoding DUF421 domain-containing protein; this translates as MSEWSHIIIRSFIFLFVLFVMTKLLGKKQISQISFFEYVSGITIGSIAGEVIMGLDNNIGHGVLAIAIFGLVTIAVGFISLKSNSFRDFVEGKGTIFIKDGKIMEDNLKKEKYSTDELSTLLRKKDVFNLADVEFAVLEPTGNLSILLKKENRPLTPKDLNMKVANDKVPQTVIRDGHIVHDSLASAGKTRKWLFDELDKLEVTMDNVFYGQIDSYGDLTVDLYDDKMQQPSPQTRPLLMAQLKKCQADLELFELETDSPDAKKMYKKNANKLNEVIKILSPYLNN
- a CDS encoding FdhF/YdeP family oxidoreductase, whose protein sequence is MSSTKHTGPIKLDTSLKPSLWAGKAPMGLGKIKPHHIRDTMKVAWDNKDNLGYAYRILTQGVCDGCALGVSGLYDQTLTGPHLCTTRLNVLRLNTMPAIDSEWLENIDKLKELDSTQLRKLGRIPYPLSRKKGEKKFTRISWDEALDRIAAKIKQIDPKQLAFYLTARGITNEVYYTAAKVARFLGTNNIDNASRICHSPSKTALKRSLGIGASSCNYKDWIGTDVLIFWGSVAANNQPVSTKYMYAAKKAGTKIIMINPYREPAMENYWIPSVPESALFGTQIVDDVYQVNIGGDIAFMNGVMKHWFEMEEKVPGSAIDHDFVNEHTNGISELKVHIQNQDWELLENSSGLTKERMYEFAELLAKSKSGVFIWSMGLTQHRFATDNISQVANLAMLRGFIGREHCGVMPIRGHSGVQGSGEMGADPFVLPGSDFDELNAKRMEYIWGFPVPRWQGDTVGQTLENVMLPENHPRKVKLFFTSGGNFLETMPDPDFIQEVLENVELRVHQDIIFNTSTLVDAKEEVIVLPAMTRYEQPGGGTSTSTERMVYFSPEIKGPRIEEARPEWEIYVDLASRVFPDKKHLIEFKHADEIRDEISIANRNYDGIQHLKNKGDVFQWGGAWLCEGGVCPTPDGKGNLLAIEIPELRKTEGQFYVTTRRGKQFNSMVYSETDPFNGADRYDILMNADDAEKLNIREGDAIVAFNSYGSYQGRAKFEDVRAGNIAVFWPEGNVLLPKGVYEKYAEIPEYNTTIILEKAETFHAQKDRKYVEKRIEELEMSMS
- a CDS encoding DUF1657 domain-containing protein gives rise to the protein MTVISNVKQSLSTIKGIEAQLSILALNSLDPEAQRTFHEMMNMMNDIKKDLQVRVNEMMLEEPQYKG
- a CDS encoding DUF1657 domain-containing protein, with protein sequence MTVGTQVKQAIAGLKSAQASFEGFALATDNQEAKQLYQTCAQQTQSIIDSVQPRLQQILDEEPQYNQ
- the fdhD gene encoding formate dehydrogenase accessory sulfurtransferase FdhD yields the protein MAGQISNNSWIYRYENGMLQEQLDEIVTEQPMTIMLDGQEFATMVCTPENLEELTIGFLASEGIIRQQDEIKSINIDESKGIAYVDLHVQVTTSHEFHSKRFIGSCCGKSRQFYFHNDARTAKTSTSKTTITPDQCLSIMKQLQDSSLIFQETGGVHNAALFSGEEMIISRTDIGRHNALDKIFGYCIQNKIPVKDKIIAFSGRISSEVLLKAAKIGVGIILSKSAPTNLAIKLAEDLNITAVGFIRGNSFNVYSHSYRIID
- the moaA gene encoding GTP 3',8-cyclase MoaA, which encodes MILQDKRNRPLRDLRISVTDKCNFRCTYCMPAEIFGPDYPFLQKEQLLSFEEMERLVKIFAKAFEIKKIRLTGGEPLMRKSLPDLVEKIARIDGIDDIAMTTNGILLPQYAMDLKKAGLKRVSISLDSLDDHLFGKINGRGIKVQEVLNGIDAASEAGLKIKINMVVKKGLNDHEVVPMAKFFKEKGHILRFIEFMDVGNTNQWNMESVYSKKQILESIQGVMPFEPIAPNYLGEVASRFRYTGTEQEFGIISSVTEAFCSSCNRARLSAEGKLYTCLFSGVGHDLRTILRSEEDVSKLEKMITEIWTNRNDRYSEERDVLLQQNKGRKKVEMSHIGG